A window of Halobacillus naozhouensis genomic DNA:
AGCATTCCGAATAGTCCTATTCCTCCAACAACTATGCCCAATAGTAACAAAAGGCTGTAGTTTCCGACAAAAGCGTAAATAACCGTCCCTGAACCCGCTGACATGACTAAAAAAGCTAGCAGCCCATACAACAAGTAAAACTGATGAAAGAATTTCTTTTGTAGTCTAGAACGCTGCCACTCTCTTTGTTTATTGCCGTCTTCTAAGAACTGAATAAGGGCGCGCGGTAATGAGAGAAGCGGTTTTGCTGATTCTCTTATGATTTCTTTATAAAAAGATGTATGAGAATCTGTACCCGACATCCACCGTTTAATGACCGGTCTGCCCCAGTCAATTAAGTCAACTTGAGGATGAATCGTTGTTAAGACCCCTACAACAATCGATGCCGCCCTTCCCAAAAAGGCATAGTCCGCTGGAAGTTGAATCGGCTGCTGTTTGATGAAGACCTGCAATTCATCCATAATGTCATTCGTTTTGTTGGCATCCAATTGTCCGAAACCACCGTCTAAATATAAATCTGTGGTTTGTTTAATGATTTTCTTTACACGATCAATATCTGCTTCTGCTAATAAAAAATCCATTTCAATTAATGCCCCAACAACACGATCATAATCCTCCAGTATGAAACCCTGAACCATGGACCGGATTGAATCTGCATCTGTTTTTTTCACCTCACCGACCATCCCAAAGTCAATCACTACCATTGTTCCATCAGGACGTATCAACAAGTTACCTGAATGGGGGTCGGAATGAAACATGCCGGAAAACAAAAACTGTTCGACACATAAATCAAACAATGTTTTAGCTACTTTTTCAGGCTTGATCCCATGTTTTTTCATAAACGACAAGTCAGTAATTTTC
This region includes:
- a CDS encoding ABC1 kinase family protein; the protein is MGSRLKYISVYRITVIVWMAVKFLLQIFWFQKRHRIWDQVTKRKWKELLKKQAQEYRETAIRLGGLLIKFGQFLSSRADLLPRSFIRELEGLVDRVEPVPFHYSKKILEEEWGCSIYQQLKSLHESPVASASIGDVYHGTLHNGASVAVKVQRYRVREIFNVDFKALRIVFFIIGKFTRYGKKADLPALYKEVVTVITNELDFRLELDNGHRFKRRFKDFPYVYTPYYYQEMSTERVLTMEWIEGAKITDLSFMKKHGIKPEKVAKTLFDLCVEQFLFSGMFHSDPHSGNLLIRPDGTMVVIDFGMVGEVKKTDADSIRSMVQGFILEDYDRVVGALIEMDFLLAEADIDRVKKIIKQTTDLYLDGGFGQLDANKTNDIMDELQVFIKQQPIQLPADYAFLGRAASIVVGVLTTIHPQVDLIDWGRPVIKRWMSGTDSHTSFYKEIIRESAKPLLSLPRALIQFLEDGNKQREWQRSRLQKKFFHQFYLLYGLLAFLVMSAGSGTVIYAFVGNYSLLLLLGIVVGGIGLFGMLVVTVSHFRMIKNTKY